The Enterobacter mori genomic interval TCCCGGTACTGGATGCAGGCGGCCTGGATGCCTTCCAGCGCTTTGTGGCACGCCTGCCGGAAGGCTGTGAGCTGCGGGTGAGTAACCTGGAATTCCAGCCGCTGCGCACCATGGCGCGGGCGGGCGTGCAGCCGATCCCTGGCCGACTCTCCTTCTACCCTAACCGTGAAGCCGCGCTAGCGGATCTGTGAGTCACCAGATGCAGAGAAACGTCTCTGCATCATCACCCCGATAGCCTGCTGGAGCCACCCAAGTACGGCAGGCGTCATCCATGTTCCCTTCATCAGATGCGGCTCCTGCTGCATGGCCACACGAAACTTTTGCTGGGTCTCCGGGTTCGTACCCGCGTACGACTGGAACAACGCCAGCCAGTTTTCGGCAAGCTTTTGCGCCTCTTCAGAGGTGGGGTCGAGATTTTCCCGCTGCGCCTGGTGCACTTTTGCCACCAGCGGCGGCCACTCCATCATGCGGTCAAAGTAGTGTTTCCGGGTAAAAGCCATCTCTTCGGCAGAGAGATATTTCCCCCAGATAATAAGTTTCGATTCGGCAAACGCCCGCGTAATGTAATCGGTCATCTCCGGCGTAATGCCGGTCTGCACCTGCATCTGCGGTTCAACGCTGTGCATTTCGTTCAGCCGGGTGAGAAATTCCGGCTTGCCTGCCGTGTCCTGCTCCAGACGTTCCATCCAGCGCGTCGCCAGGTCCATCGCCCGCGCGTCCGTAACGGGTATATGTTGCTCCAGAAGCGTTTTGGCCTCTGCAACCAGCCCTGACCATATAGCCGCCAGCGCATCCTTCTTCACCGCAAACGGCAACTGCTGTAACTCTTCTTTGCTAAACCAGCGATCGTACATATTCATTAACTCCAGAGTCTGTAGCCAGGATTCCAGATCCGGCGTCGCATCGTCGATAAGCCCGGTCCGCAGCTCCACCAGCCGGTCGCGCAGCGTATGTATGCTGCGCAGCTGTTTATCCAGCAGCGTGATTTGCGCATCGAGTAACTCGGTTAACGACAGCGACGCCTGTTCCAGAAAATCCCTGATTTCAGCAAGTTCCAGCCCCGCTTTTGCCAGCGCCTGGATCATGTGCAGACGCTGGACATCCGCCAGGTTGTAAAGCCGGTAA includes:
- a CDS encoding MerR family transcriptional regulator, which produces MLIQVGKLAKRAGITVRTLHHYEQTGLLLPSARSAAGYRLYNLADVQRLHMIQALAKAGLELAEIRDFLEQASLSLTELLDAQITLLDKQLRSIHTLRDRLVELRTGLIDDATPDLESWLQTLELMNMYDRWFSKEELQQLPFAVKKDALAAIWSGLVAEAKTLLEQHIPVTDARAMDLATRWMERLEQDTAGKPEFLTRLNEMHSVEPQMQVQTGITPEMTDYITRAFAESKLIIWGKYLSAEEMAFTRKHYFDRMMEWPPLVAKVHQAQRENLDPTSEEAQKLAENWLALFQSYAGTNPETQQKFRVAMQQEPHLMKGTWMTPAVLGWLQQAIGVMMQRRFSASGDSQIR